ATGAAATTAAGTGAGATGAAGAAAGGACAACGCGCAACAATTGTTCGGGTGGGTGGAATAGGTGCTTTGCGACGCAGAGTTCTTGAAATGGGAATGGGTAAGGGCGTCGAGATATATGTCGAAAAATATGCTCCCTTGAAGGATCCGCTGGAACTGATCGTAAAAGGCTATCATGTTTCTCTTCGGGTTGAAGAGGCTGAACAGATCACCGTAGATGAGGTGAAGTAATTAATTATGAAATCAAACTGCTTGACCATTGCCCTTTCCGGTAATCCGAATTCCGGTAAAACAACGATTTTTAATAACATTACGGGAACCCGTCAGAAAGTAGGCAACTGGCCCGGCGTTACCGTAGAAAAAAAAGAAGGGCATATATCCCGTTACGGGTATGAGATCAAAATCGTCGACCTTCCCGGAACCTACAGCTTAACCCCGTTTTCCATCGAAGAGATCGTTGCCCGGGATTTTATTCTTGACGAGCATCCGGATGTTGTGGTGGATATCATTGATTCATCCAACCTGGAAAGAAATCTGTACCTGGCCACCCAGCTCAGAGAGCTGGACTGCAAGGTGCTGTTTGCCTTGAACATGACCGATCTGGCACGTTCCAGAGGCATCAAAATCGATGCTGAAAAACTCTCCGAACTGTTGGCGGTTAAGGTCGTGTTTACCGTGGGTAATCAAAACGAGGGGATTGACCAGCTGTTGAAAGCAGCCATAGAGTTGGCCGAAACCGATGTAAATCTGTCGGAAAATCCCCGCCGGGTTCAATACAGCAAGGATATTGAACAATCTATCACTGA
The DNA window shown above is from Desulfobacterales bacterium and carries:
- a CDS encoding FeoA family protein, producing MKLSEMKKGQRATIVRVGGIGALRRRVLEMGMGKGVEIYVEKYAPLKDPLELIVKGYHVSLRVEEAEQITVDEVK